In Synergistota bacterium, one DNA window encodes the following:
- the ispE gene encoding 4-(cytidine 5'-diphospho)-2-C-methyl-D-erythritol kinase: protein MLYPSKTPLKKEAFAKINLGLWVLGKREDGYHEIITFMHEITLKDDLLIWEDNDVLISVKGAEINGDNTITKAILEVKKEINSPEGVKILLIKRIPIKAGLGGGSSDAAAAIKAFLNLKGIKLDEEKLLKLASSIGSDVPFFIKGGFCLSFGRGEKIKELNFCLDKDLDIILIIPSFGLETKKVYSWLTPPYSQPPDILKIIEAFKKRKWEFLKNNLKNDLEKPVFERYPMLRSIKEKLLEEGALLAMMSGSGSTIFGIFNKPFDKLESIKRYFGKEFKIILTQFEIRNNEKG, encoded by the coding sequence GTGCTCTACCCATCAAAAACTCCTTTAAAAAAAGAAGCTTTTGCTAAGATAAATTTAGGCCTTTGGGTTTTAGGCAAAAGAGAGGATGGCTATCATGAAATAATTACTTTTATGCATGAAATTACTTTAAAAGATGATCTGCTAATATGGGAAGACAATGATGTTTTAATATCTGTTAAAGGAGCTGAAATAAACGGGGATAATACAATAACAAAAGCCATTCTAGAGGTAAAGAAGGAAATTAATTCTCCAGAAGGAGTTAAAATACTTTTAATTAAGAGGATTCCTATAAAAGCCGGATTGGGTGGTGGAAGTTCAGATGCTGCTGCTGCTATAAAAGCTTTTTTAAATCTAAAAGGTATAAAACTAGATGAGGAAAAGCTTTTAAAGCTAGCTTCTTCAATAGGCAGTGATGTTCCATTTTTTATAAAAGGAGGTTTTTGTCTTTCTTTCGGTAGAGGGGAAAAAATCAAAGAGTTAAATTTTTGTTTAGATAAAGATTTAGACATTATATTGATAATTCCAAGTTTTGGTCTAGAAACGAAAAAAGTTTATTCATGGCTAACTCCTCCTTATTCCCAACCTCCAGATATATTAAAAATAATAGAAGCTTTTAAAAAAAGAAAATGGGAATTTCTCAAAAATAACCTTAAAAATGATTTAGAAAAACCCGTTTTTGAGCGTTATCCTATGCTAAGAAGTATTAAAGAAAAGCTTTTAGAAGAAGGTGCCTTACTTGCTATGATGTCAGGAAGCGGTTCAACAATATTTGGTATTTTTAATAAACCTTTTGATAAACTCGAGTCCATTAAAAGATATTTTGGAAAAGAGTTTAAAATTATTTTAACTCAGTTTGAGATTAGAAATAATGAAAAAGGTTAG
- a CDS encoding DUF501 domain-containing protein, whose amino-acid sequence MYHGGSEYLKDLKIVRWQISKKISGFLNVAKRCSWGYPQVILCYPLKKGKPFPTLYWLTCPYLNKRVGDLESKGMISDLLNKIETNADLRKKLKEANKAYAEKRAALLSEKIRNFLKLKFHSYLEVIEERGIGGVTEPEGVKCLHAHLAYYLADGKTPIGEEVLKILSSSECLDKPKCAMIESCKQFRYCKKGVRL is encoded by the coding sequence ATGTACCATGGTGGCTCAGAATATTTAAAGGATCTTAAAATAGTAAGATGGCAAATAAGTAAAAAAATATCTGGCTTTTTAAATGTTGCTAAAAGATGCAGCTGGGGATATCCGCAGGTTATTTTATGTTACCCATTAAAAAAAGGTAAACCATTCCCCACACTTTACTGGCTAACCTGTCCATATCTTAATAAACGTGTGGGGGATCTTGAAAGTAAGGGTATGATCTCGGATCTTCTAAATAAGATAGAAACTAATGCTGATTTAAGAAAAAAGCTTAAAGAGGCTAATAAAGCTTATGCGGAAAAGAGAGCTGCCCTTTTAAGTGAAAAAATTAGAAATTTTTTAAAGCTTAAATTTCACTCTTATTTAGAAGTAATCGAAGAAAGAGGAATCGGTGGAGTTACTGAACCTGAAGGAGTGAAGTGTCTTCATGCCCATCTTGCTTACTACCTGGCTGATGGAAAAACGCCTATAGGTGAAGAAGTTCTAAAAATCTTGTCTAGTTCTGAGTGCCTTGACAAGCCCAAATGTGCCATGATAGAATCTTGCAAGCAATTTCGGTATTGCAAAAAGGGGGTTAGACTATAA
- a CDS encoding Veg family protein, producing MKNSLSEIRKIIEAHLGERVKIRANKGRKRIEEKYGVIEETYPCLFTIKVIEAGHKISYSYAELLTREVEVELCSTHQKLL from the coding sequence GTGAAAAACTCCTTAAGTGAAATAAGAAAAATAATAGAAGCTCATCTTGGAGAAAGGGTTAAAATAAGAGCAAATAAAGGAAGAAAAAGAATAGAAGAAAAATATGGTGTGATAGAAGAAACTTATCCCTGCTTATTTACTATAAAAGTGATAGAAGCAGGTCATAAAATCTCTTATAGTTATGCAGAGCTTCTTACAAGAGAAGTGGAGGTTGAACTGTGCTCTACCCATCAAAAACTCCTTTAA
- a CDS encoding phospholipase D family protein, which translates to MKKVSAFLRKLALIIFIVFYINNTAFSLSIEVYFSPKGGCEKRIIELIDMAQESIDLAMYTFTNSKIAWALVKAYERGVKIRILLDGQEAQNKYSKGLFLKKRGIFVVYDRMPGLMHNKFCVIDNKIVITGSYNWTATAEEKNEENLIVIYDLNIANAYKKRFEYLIKINVPWWLRIFKGS; encoded by the coding sequence ATGAAAAAGGTTAGCGCCTTTTTAAGGAAGTTAGCCCTAATAATTTTTATAGTTTTTTACATCAATAATACTGCTTTCTCTTTAAGCATTGAGGTATATTTTAGTCCTAAAGGTGGCTGTGAAAAGAGAATAATAGAACTAATAGACATGGCTCAGGAATCAATAGATTTAGCAATGTATACTTTTACTAATTCAAAAATCGCATGGGCTTTAGTTAAAGCATACGAAAGGGGGGTTAAAATAAGAATCCTGCTTGATGGTCAAGAAGCACAAAACAAATACTCAAAGGGGCTTTTTCTTAAGAAAAGGGGCATATTTGTTGTTTACGATAGAATGCCAGGTTTAATGCATAATAAATTTTGTGTTATAGACAATAAAATTGTTATAACTGGTAGTTACAACTGGACAGCTACAGCGGAGGAAAAAAACGAGGAAAACTTAATAGTCATTTATGATCTCAATATAGCTAATGCTTATAAGAAAAGATTTGAATATTTAATTAAAATCAATGTACCATGGTGGCTCAGAATATTTAAAGGATCTTAA